One Megalopta genalis isolate 19385.01 chromosome 5, iyMegGena1_principal, whole genome shotgun sequence DNA window includes the following coding sequences:
- the Hex70c gene encoding hexamerin 70c codes for MLKIALLLALGAVCAVQATGYDSRTANVEFLQKQKKIFEILLYVSQNDLNDAEYYNIGKNYNPESNIDMYNNKDAVKQFMWWYKKGWLLDRCALFSYYNQEHVYEVKQLFELFYSAKDFQTFYKTACWARINVNDGVFVAAFTSAVFYRNDCKYMRLPAISEIYPNMYNSYDVIQQAQKFKMSKGCGANFGLDNKDSYMFYANYSNAYIPYDESEYKMDYFMEDPSMNMFYYYFRQVLPFWLSSEYVGMSKELRGNLYYYYHKQLMAKYNLERMSNGLGKIDDLDWYKPIQPGFFSQMCYTNGVPVPYRDQYTNIPFYKTKDLNAITAFEYRIMEAIDSGFLQDQHGNKVNIYTPQGLYLLANVIEGNFDSCNKKFYGMYDAFARDILGFGYNYQNKNKMIPSALQCYSINMRDPAFYMMYKKIMGYFFRYQKNLPMYTQSELQFQGVRIESVDIDRLNTYFDYCDTIINNAVSVENFNHGKSLKMKARRSCLNYQPFSYKFNINSDKEETAVVKIFMGPYFEDESQDYYYLQKYYKYFFEMDRFTVKLSAGANNIVRKSTDSMLMMQDMMPMDQFMEKLDRAISGNEPFKYSERQFGFSSRFTLPRGSSKGTKYKMFFFISPYQENKDSYYELPYFGKFFCDGKAPGFPLDRPLYVWNYSIPNMYFKNVMVYNTPK; via the exons ATGTTGAAGATCGCGTTGCTGTTAGCGCTCGGCGCTGTTTGCGCCGTCCAGGCCACAGGATATGACAGTCGCACCGCCAACGTCGAGTTCCTGCAGAAACAGAAGAAAATATTCGAAATTTTGCTTTACGTCAGCCAGAATGACCTGAACGATGCCGAGTACTACAACATCGGTAAAAACTACAACCCGGAGAGCAACATCGACATGTACAACAACAAG GATGCTGTGAAGCAATTCATGTGGTGGTACAAGAAGGGATGGTTGCTCGACAGGTGCGCCCTGTTCAGCTACTACAACCAGGAGCATGTTTACGAGGTGAAACAATTGTTCGAGTTGTTCTACTCGGCGAAGGATTTCCAGACTTTCTATAAAACAGCATGCTGGGCTCGAATCAATGTGAACGACGGCGTGTTCGTGGCAGCTTTCACGAGTGCGGTCTTCTACAGAAACGACTGCAAATACATGAGACTGCCGGCTATATCCGAGATCTATCCGAACATGTACAACAGCTATGACGTGATCCAACAGGCGCAGAAGTTCAAGATGTCGAAAG GCTGCGGAGCAAACTTTGGCCTCGATAACAAGGACTCGTACATGTTCTACGCGAATTACTCGAACGCCTACATCCCCTACGACGAATCTGAGTACAAGATGGACTACTTTATGGAGGATCCTAGCATGAACATGTTCTACTACTACTTCCGACAGGTGTTGCCGTTCTGGTTGTCCAGCGAATACGTCGGCATGTCCAAGGAGCTTCGCGGAAACTTGTACTACTACTATCACAAGCAACTGATGGCCAAATACAATTTGGAACGTATGTCGAACGGCCTGGGCAAGATCGACGACCTCGACTGGTACAAGCCCATCCAACCAGGATTCTTCTCCCAGATGTGCTACACGAATGGCGTGCCCGTGCCATACAGGGACCAGTACACGAACATTCCGTTCTATAAGAccaaggatttgaat GCCATCACCGCGTTCGAGTACCGCATTATGGAGGCCATTGACTCCGGCTTCTTGCAAGACCAACATGGAAACAAGGTGAACATATATACTCCGCAAGGTCTGTACTTGTTGGCCAACGTGATCGAAGGCAACTTCGACTCGTGCAACAAGAAATTCTACGGAATGTACGACGCTTTCGCTCGCGACATCCTCGGATTCGGCTACAACTatcagaacaagaacaagatgatcCCCAGCGCCCTTCAGTGCTACTCGATCAACATGAGAGATCCTGCCTTCTATATGATGTACAAGAAGATCATGGGCTACTTCTTCAG ATACCAGAAGAACCTGCCAATGTACACGCAGTCCGAATTGCAATTCCAAGGTGTGAGGATCGAGTCCGTGGACATCGACAGGCTGAACACCTACTTCGACTACTgcgacaccatcatcaacaacgcTGTTTCAGTGGAGAACTTCAACCATGGAAAATCATTGAAAATGAAGGCACGCCGCTCGTGTCTGAACTATCAGCCATTCTCTTACAAGTTCAACATAAACTCTGACAAAGAGGAGACCGCCGTCGTCAAGATCTTCATGGGCCCTTACTTCGAGGACGAAAGCCAAGACTATTATTACTTGCAGAAGTACTACAAATATTTCTTCGAGATGGACAGATTCACCGTGAAGC TTTCCGCCGGTGCCAACAACATTGTCAGGAAGAGCACCGACTCGATGTTGATGATGCAGGACATGATGCCGATGGACCAGTTCATGGAGAAATTGGACAGAGCGATCAGCGGCAACGAACCGTTCAAATACTCCGAGAGACAGTTCGGCTTTAGCTCGCGTTTCACTCTTCCTAGGGGTAGCTCTAAAGGCACGAAGTACAAGATGTTCTTCTTCATAAGCCCCTACCAGGAGAACAAAGACTCTTACTACGAACTGCCATACTTCGGCAAGTTCTTCTGCGACGGCAAGGCCCCTGGCTTCCCGTTGGACCGACCTCTCTACGTCTGGAACTACTCAATTCCGAACATGTACTTCAAGAACGTCATGGTCTACAACACACCCAAATAG